Proteins encoded within one genomic window of Thunnus maccoyii chromosome 22, fThuMac1.1, whole genome shotgun sequence:
- the LOC121888899 gene encoding dynactin subunit 1-like isoform X1: MSSGGTIESGKPPKIGSVVEVTGKGQRGTVAYIGATLFASGKWVGVILDEAKGKNDGTVQGKRYFTCEENHGIFVRQSQIQVVEDGSTATSPDIPESGTTKTLRQKDIPETPKTTKQIPSSVKKSSTRRSAKWSTPSRLTPATSLPSLLVRSAGRPSLSLRASRESLSSSLSGDVSEAGLPSHQGALGAPVVPQPSGSPAAVATPGPAAQSKVEPSMSKQEEESLRAQVKDLEEKLETLKMKRTEDKAKLKELEKHKIQLEQLQEWKTKMQEQQTDLQKQLKEAKKEAREAQEAKDRYMEEMSDTADAIEMATLDKEMAEERAESLQVEVDSLKEKVEELSMDLEILRHEISEKGSDGAASSYHVKQLEEQNGRLKEALVRMRDLSASEKQEHVKLQKQMEKKNTELETLRTQKEKLQEEVKQGEATIDELKEQVDAALGSEEMVETLTERNLDLEEKVRELRETVTDLEAINEMNDELQENCRETEMELREQLDLSAAKVREAEKRVEAAQETVADYQQTISKYRELTSSLQEANRELISQQNANAEQVQQPPAELFDFKIKFAETKAYAKAIEMELRKMEVAQSNRQVSLLTSFMPDSFLRHGGDHDCILVLLLIPRLICKAELISKQAQEKFNLNGNLAQGTGLRGPPGEQRSFASGLVYSLSLLQATLHKYEQALSSCSVEVFKRMGTLYSEMSFHERSLDYFIDLLHKDQLDETVQVEPLTKAIKYYQQLYSIHLADHTEDCTVQLGDHIKFTQSALDCMGVEVARLRAFLTAGQESSGLAVLLKDLDTSCSDIRQFCKKIRRRMPGTDVVGVPAALNFAPQVSETLTECRRQLTRVVAVLQEVAAAGAQMVAPLAEQEGLNALKLEDIACKAVEQVYGSHGLNGPECLRQSCCSVIATMNKMATAMQEGEYDADKPQGKTPPVETRAATVRAEMTDAEGLGVKLEDRETVIKELKKSLKIKGEELSEASVRLSLLEKKLDTSTKDADERVEKIQTKLDENLALLKKKEKEFEETMDALQADIDQLEAEKAELKQRINNQSKMTIEGLRGSPASGIASIVQGSAGGLPPSLAGPVQVVDSPLLRQQVEAQRLGIKHLKNENNRLKAEKMRAQLASLPPLCPPKLPQVSKESSVPPEGLNTGIYRRTDQLLATLLKLSSEVKVVDITGKTTVSASAQLLEQTARLQNLSDALDKLKGEVAEHVVSYQPGAKASSDFATFPVSSFVKAKEEKQGGTVFVGRVAIPCTHGQEQVHRLVLSQQQLQKVHRLLMA, translated from the exons ATGAGCAGCGGAGGAACCATAGAGAGTGGTAAACCTCCAAAG ATTGGCTCGGTAGTGGAGGTGACAGGAAAGGGTCAGCGTGGTACTGTTGCCTACATCGGTGCTACCCTCTTTGCCTCCGGGAAATGGGTGGGTGTCATACTGGATGAGGCCAAAGGCAAGAATGATGGCACCGTACAGGGGAAACGCTACTTCACCTGTGAGGAAAATCATGGGATATTTGTCAGACAGTCCCAG ATCCAGGTGGTGGAAGACGGCTCCACTGCTACCTCACCAGATATTCCTGAGTCTGGCACGACCAAGACACTCAGACAAAAAG ACATTCCCGAGACTCCTAAAACAACCAAACAG ATACCATCGAGTGTTAAGAag TCCTCTACCCGCCGCTCTGCCAAG TGGAGCACGCCAAGTCGCCTCACCCCCGccacctccctcccctccctcttgGTACGTTCTGCCGGCCGCCCCAGCCTGTCGCTCAGG GCGTCTCGTGAGAGTCTGTCGTCCTCTCTGTCCGGTGATGTCAGTGAGGCGGGCCTGCCCTCCCACCAGGGTGCACTGGGGGCCCCTGTCGTGCCTCAGCCCAGTGGGTCGCCGGCGGCAGTGGCAACCCCGGGCCCTGCTGCTCAAAGCAAG GTGGAACCGTCCATGTCCAAGCAG GAAGAGGAGTCACTGCGAGCCCAGGTCAAGGACTTGGAGGAGAAGCTAGAGACGCTGAAGATGAAGCGGACTGAGGATAAAGCCAAACTAAAGGAACTCGAGAAACACAAGATCCAGCTGGAGCAACTTCAGGAGTGGAAGACCAAAATGCAGGAGCAGCAGACCGATCTGCAAAAACAACTCAAGGAGGCCAAGAAG GAAGCACGTGAGGCACAGGAGGCCAAGGACCGCTACATGGAAGAGATGTCAGACACTGCAGACGCCATCGAGATGGCCACACTGGACAAAGAGATGGCTGAAGAACGGGCCGAGTCACTGCAAGTGGAGGTGGACTCGCTGAAGGAGAAAGTGGAGGAGCTCTCCATGGACCTGGAGATCCTTAGACATGAGATTTCAGAGAAAG GATCAGATGGAGCCGCCTCAAGTTACCATGTCAAACAGCTGGAGGAGCAGAACGGCAGACTTAAGGAGGCTTTGGTCAG GATGCGTGACCTGTCTGCATCAGAGAAACAGGAGCATGTGAAGCTGCAGAAGCAGATGGAGAAGAAGAACACTGAGCTGGAGACTCTGAGGACCCAGAAGGAAAAACTGCAGGAGGAGGTTAAGCAAGGGGAGGCCACAATCGATGAACTGAAAGAGCAG GTGGATGCAGCTCTGGGATCAGAAGAGATGGTGGAGACCCTGACAGAGAGGAACCTCGACCTGGAAGAGAAAGTCCGAGAGCTGAGAGAAACCGTGACTGATTTG GAGGCGATCAACGAGATGAATGATGAGCTCCAGGAGAACTGCAGGGAGACGGAAATGGAGCTGAGGGAGCAGTTGGACTTGAGTGCAGCGAAGGtcagagaggcagaaaaaagggtGGAGGCCGCACAGGAGACTGTAGCTGATTACCAGCAGACCATCAGCAAATACAGGGAGCTCACCAGCAGCCTACAG gagGCCAACAGAGAGCTGATCAGCCAGCAGAACGCCAACGCCGAACAGGTTCAGCAACCTCCTGCAGAGCTGTTTGACTTCAAGATCAAGTTTGCAGAGACCAAGGCTTATGCCAAG GCCATTGAGATGGAGCTGAGGAAAATGGAAGTGGCTCAGTCGAACAGACAGGTATCCCTCCTCACCTCCTTCATGCCAGACTCCTTCCTCCGTCACGGCGGAGACCACGACTGCATACTGGTGCTCCTGCTCATCCCTAGGCTCATTTGCAAG GCTGAGCTGATTAGTAAACAGGCCCAGGAGAAGTTTAACTTAAACGGGAACCTGGCCCAGGGGACTGGGCTCAGGGGACCTCCAGGAGAACAACGCAGCTTTGCCTCAGGGCTGGTGTACTCCCTCAGCCTGCTGCAGGCCACCCTGCACAAATATGAACA GGCTCTGAGTTCCTGCAGCGTAGAGGTTTTTAAGCGCATGGGCACACTCTACTCTGAAATGAGCTTCCATGAGCGCTCTCTGGACTATTTCATCGACCTGCTGCATAAAGACCAGCTGGATGAGACTGTTCAGGTGGAACCCCTGACCAAGGCCATCAAGTACTACcag CAACTGTACAGCATCCATCTGGCAGATCACACTGAAGATTGCACAGTGCAGCTGGGTGACCACATTAAG TTTACCCAGAGTGCCCTGGACTGTATGGGAGTGGAGGTCGCTCGTCTGCGGGCGTTCCTGACTGCAGGTCAGGAGAGCTCTGGCCTCGCTGTGCTTCTGAAGGACCTTGACACTTCCTGCTCTGATATCAGGCAGTTCTGTAAGAAGATCCGCCGCCGCATGCCTGGAACAGATGTAGTTGGGGTACCAGCGGCTCTCAATTTCGCACCACAG GTGTCTGAGACTCTGACGGAGTGCAGACGGCAGCTGACCCGCGTGGTGGCAGTGCTGCAGGAGGTGGCTGCAGCTGGAGCTCAGATGGTGGCCCCGCTGGCCGAACAGGAGGGGCTCAATGCTCTCAAACTAGAGGATATTGCCTGCAAAGCTGTGGAGCAG GTGTACGGCTCTCATGGCCTGAACGGTCCAGAGTGTCTGCGTCAGTCCTGCTGCTCTGTCATCGCTACCATGAACAAGATGGCTACAGCTATGCAGGAAGGAGAGTATGATGCCGACAAACCTCAGGGCAAG ACTCCTCCAGTGGAAACTAGAGCAGCCACCGTCAGGGCTGAGATGACCGACGCTGAGGGTCTAGGAGTTAAACtagaagacagagaaacagtcaTCAAGGAGCTGAAGAAATCCCTTAAGATCAAG GGTGAGGAGCTGAGTGAAGCCAGCGTCCGTCTGAGCCTGCTGGAGAAGAAGCTGGACACCTCCACCAAAGACGCAGATGAACGGGTGGAGAAGATTCAGACCAAACTGGATGAGAACCTCGCGCtgctgaagaagaaagaaaa GGAATTTGAGGAAACGATGGATGCTCTGCAGGCTGATATCGACCAGCTGGAGGCGGAGAAGGCAGAGTTGAAGCAACGCATCAATAACCAATCAAAGATGACCATCGAAGGCCTGAGAGGTTCGCCTGCTTCTGGAATTGCCTCAATTGTTCAGGGATCTGCAGGAG GTTTGCCTCCATCCCTGGCAGGGCCGGTGCAGGTGGTGGACTCCCCTCTCCTCAGGCAGCAGGTTGAAGCTCAGAGACTGGGCATTAAACACCTCaagaatgaaaacaacagaCTAAAG GCAGAGAAGATGAGAGCCCAACTGGCCTCCCTACCTCCACTCTGCCCCCCCAAACTGCCACAGGTGTCCAAGGAAAGCTCCGTGCCACCAGAGGGACTAAACACAGGCATCTATCGCAGGACCGACCAACTGCTTGCAACCCTGCTCAAGCTGAGTTCAGAGGTCAAAGTGGTGGACATTACTGGGAAgacaacag TTAGTGCCAGCGCTCAGCTGCTGGAGCAGACCGCTCGACTGCAGAATCTCAGCGACGCTCTGGACAAACTCAAG GGAGAAGTAGCTGAACATGTGGTCTCATATCAGCCTGGAGCGAAGGCTTCTTCTGACTTTGCAACCTTCCCAGTCTCCTCCTTTGTTAAG GCCAAGGAAGAGAAGCAGGGAGGAACAGTGTTTGTAGGTCGCGTTGCCATTCCCTGCACACACGGACAGGAACAAGTCCACCGCCTCGTCCtatcacagcagcagctgcaaaaaGTGCACCGCCTCCTCATGGCCTGA
- the LOC121888899 gene encoding dynactin subunit 1-like isoform X3, whose translation MSSGGTIESGKPPKIGSVVEVTGKGQRGTVAYIGATLFASGKWVGVILDEAKGKNDGTVQGKRYFTCEENHGIFVRQSQIQVVEDGSTATSPDIPESGTTKTLRQKDIPETPKTTKQIPSSVKKSSTRRSAKWSTPSRLTPATSLPSLLVRSAGRPSLSLRASRESLSSSLSGDVSEAGLPSHQGALGAPVVPQPSGSPAAVATPGPAAQSKEEESLRAQVKDLEEKLETLKMKRTEDKAKLKELEKHKIQLEQLQEWKTKMQEQQTDLQKQLKEAKKEAREAQEAKDRYMEEMSDTADAIEMATLDKEMAEERAESLQVEVDSLKEKVEELSMDLEILRHEISEKGSDGAASSYHVKQLEEQNGRLKEALVRMRDLSASEKQEHVKLQKQMEKKNTELETLRTQKEKLQEEVKQGEATIDELKEQVDAALGSEEMVETLTERNLDLEEKVRELRETVTDLEAINEMNDELQENCRETEMELREQLDLSAAKVREAEKRVEAAQETVADYQQTISKYRELTSSLQEANRELISQQNANAEQVQQPPAELFDFKIKFAETKAYAKAIEMELRKMEVAQSNRQVSLLTSFMPDSFLRHGGDHDCILVLLLIPRLICKAELISKQAQEKFNLNGNLAQGTGLRGPPGEQRSFASGLVYSLSLLQATLHKYEQALSSCSVEVFKRMGTLYSEMSFHERSLDYFIDLLHKDQLDETVQVEPLTKAIKYYQQLYSIHLADHTEDCTVQLGDHIKFTQSALDCMGVEVARLRAFLTAGQESSGLAVLLKDLDTSCSDIRQFCKKIRRRMPGTDVVGVPAALNFAPQVSETLTECRRQLTRVVAVLQEVAAAGAQMVAPLAEQEGLNALKLEDIACKAVEQVYGSHGLNGPECLRQSCCSVIATMNKMATAMQEGEYDADKPQGKTPPVETRAATVRAEMTDAEGLGVKLEDRETVIKELKKSLKIKGEELSEASVRLSLLEKKLDTSTKDADERVEKIQTKLDENLALLKKKEKEFEETMDALQADIDQLEAEKAELKQRINNQSKMTIEGLRGSPASGIASIVQGSAGGLPPSLAGPVQVVDSPLLRQQVEAQRLGIKHLKNENNRLKAEKMRAQLASLPPLCPPKLPQVSKESSVPPEGLNTGIYRRTDQLLATLLKLSSEVKVVDITGKTTVSASAQLLEQTARLQNLSDALDKLKGEVAEHVVSYQPGAKASSDFATFPVSSFVKAKEEKQGGTVFVGRVAIPCTHGQEQVHRLVLSQQQLQKVHRLLMA comes from the exons ATGAGCAGCGGAGGAACCATAGAGAGTGGTAAACCTCCAAAG ATTGGCTCGGTAGTGGAGGTGACAGGAAAGGGTCAGCGTGGTACTGTTGCCTACATCGGTGCTACCCTCTTTGCCTCCGGGAAATGGGTGGGTGTCATACTGGATGAGGCCAAAGGCAAGAATGATGGCACCGTACAGGGGAAACGCTACTTCACCTGTGAGGAAAATCATGGGATATTTGTCAGACAGTCCCAG ATCCAGGTGGTGGAAGACGGCTCCACTGCTACCTCACCAGATATTCCTGAGTCTGGCACGACCAAGACACTCAGACAAAAAG ACATTCCCGAGACTCCTAAAACAACCAAACAG ATACCATCGAGTGTTAAGAag TCCTCTACCCGCCGCTCTGCCAAG TGGAGCACGCCAAGTCGCCTCACCCCCGccacctccctcccctccctcttgGTACGTTCTGCCGGCCGCCCCAGCCTGTCGCTCAGG GCGTCTCGTGAGAGTCTGTCGTCCTCTCTGTCCGGTGATGTCAGTGAGGCGGGCCTGCCCTCCCACCAGGGTGCACTGGGGGCCCCTGTCGTGCCTCAGCCCAGTGGGTCGCCGGCGGCAGTGGCAACCCCGGGCCCTGCTGCTCAAAGCAAG GAAGAGGAGTCACTGCGAGCCCAGGTCAAGGACTTGGAGGAGAAGCTAGAGACGCTGAAGATGAAGCGGACTGAGGATAAAGCCAAACTAAAGGAACTCGAGAAACACAAGATCCAGCTGGAGCAACTTCAGGAGTGGAAGACCAAAATGCAGGAGCAGCAGACCGATCTGCAAAAACAACTCAAGGAGGCCAAGAAG GAAGCACGTGAGGCACAGGAGGCCAAGGACCGCTACATGGAAGAGATGTCAGACACTGCAGACGCCATCGAGATGGCCACACTGGACAAAGAGATGGCTGAAGAACGGGCCGAGTCACTGCAAGTGGAGGTGGACTCGCTGAAGGAGAAAGTGGAGGAGCTCTCCATGGACCTGGAGATCCTTAGACATGAGATTTCAGAGAAAG GATCAGATGGAGCCGCCTCAAGTTACCATGTCAAACAGCTGGAGGAGCAGAACGGCAGACTTAAGGAGGCTTTGGTCAG GATGCGTGACCTGTCTGCATCAGAGAAACAGGAGCATGTGAAGCTGCAGAAGCAGATGGAGAAGAAGAACACTGAGCTGGAGACTCTGAGGACCCAGAAGGAAAAACTGCAGGAGGAGGTTAAGCAAGGGGAGGCCACAATCGATGAACTGAAAGAGCAG GTGGATGCAGCTCTGGGATCAGAAGAGATGGTGGAGACCCTGACAGAGAGGAACCTCGACCTGGAAGAGAAAGTCCGAGAGCTGAGAGAAACCGTGACTGATTTG GAGGCGATCAACGAGATGAATGATGAGCTCCAGGAGAACTGCAGGGAGACGGAAATGGAGCTGAGGGAGCAGTTGGACTTGAGTGCAGCGAAGGtcagagaggcagaaaaaagggtGGAGGCCGCACAGGAGACTGTAGCTGATTACCAGCAGACCATCAGCAAATACAGGGAGCTCACCAGCAGCCTACAG gagGCCAACAGAGAGCTGATCAGCCAGCAGAACGCCAACGCCGAACAGGTTCAGCAACCTCCTGCAGAGCTGTTTGACTTCAAGATCAAGTTTGCAGAGACCAAGGCTTATGCCAAG GCCATTGAGATGGAGCTGAGGAAAATGGAAGTGGCTCAGTCGAACAGACAGGTATCCCTCCTCACCTCCTTCATGCCAGACTCCTTCCTCCGTCACGGCGGAGACCACGACTGCATACTGGTGCTCCTGCTCATCCCTAGGCTCATTTGCAAG GCTGAGCTGATTAGTAAACAGGCCCAGGAGAAGTTTAACTTAAACGGGAACCTGGCCCAGGGGACTGGGCTCAGGGGACCTCCAGGAGAACAACGCAGCTTTGCCTCAGGGCTGGTGTACTCCCTCAGCCTGCTGCAGGCCACCCTGCACAAATATGAACA GGCTCTGAGTTCCTGCAGCGTAGAGGTTTTTAAGCGCATGGGCACACTCTACTCTGAAATGAGCTTCCATGAGCGCTCTCTGGACTATTTCATCGACCTGCTGCATAAAGACCAGCTGGATGAGACTGTTCAGGTGGAACCCCTGACCAAGGCCATCAAGTACTACcag CAACTGTACAGCATCCATCTGGCAGATCACACTGAAGATTGCACAGTGCAGCTGGGTGACCACATTAAG TTTACCCAGAGTGCCCTGGACTGTATGGGAGTGGAGGTCGCTCGTCTGCGGGCGTTCCTGACTGCAGGTCAGGAGAGCTCTGGCCTCGCTGTGCTTCTGAAGGACCTTGACACTTCCTGCTCTGATATCAGGCAGTTCTGTAAGAAGATCCGCCGCCGCATGCCTGGAACAGATGTAGTTGGGGTACCAGCGGCTCTCAATTTCGCACCACAG GTGTCTGAGACTCTGACGGAGTGCAGACGGCAGCTGACCCGCGTGGTGGCAGTGCTGCAGGAGGTGGCTGCAGCTGGAGCTCAGATGGTGGCCCCGCTGGCCGAACAGGAGGGGCTCAATGCTCTCAAACTAGAGGATATTGCCTGCAAAGCTGTGGAGCAG GTGTACGGCTCTCATGGCCTGAACGGTCCAGAGTGTCTGCGTCAGTCCTGCTGCTCTGTCATCGCTACCATGAACAAGATGGCTACAGCTATGCAGGAAGGAGAGTATGATGCCGACAAACCTCAGGGCAAG ACTCCTCCAGTGGAAACTAGAGCAGCCACCGTCAGGGCTGAGATGACCGACGCTGAGGGTCTAGGAGTTAAACtagaagacagagaaacagtcaTCAAGGAGCTGAAGAAATCCCTTAAGATCAAG GGTGAGGAGCTGAGTGAAGCCAGCGTCCGTCTGAGCCTGCTGGAGAAGAAGCTGGACACCTCCACCAAAGACGCAGATGAACGGGTGGAGAAGATTCAGACCAAACTGGATGAGAACCTCGCGCtgctgaagaagaaagaaaa GGAATTTGAGGAAACGATGGATGCTCTGCAGGCTGATATCGACCAGCTGGAGGCGGAGAAGGCAGAGTTGAAGCAACGCATCAATAACCAATCAAAGATGACCATCGAAGGCCTGAGAGGTTCGCCTGCTTCTGGAATTGCCTCAATTGTTCAGGGATCTGCAGGAG GTTTGCCTCCATCCCTGGCAGGGCCGGTGCAGGTGGTGGACTCCCCTCTCCTCAGGCAGCAGGTTGAAGCTCAGAGACTGGGCATTAAACACCTCaagaatgaaaacaacagaCTAAAG GCAGAGAAGATGAGAGCCCAACTGGCCTCCCTACCTCCACTCTGCCCCCCCAAACTGCCACAGGTGTCCAAGGAAAGCTCCGTGCCACCAGAGGGACTAAACACAGGCATCTATCGCAGGACCGACCAACTGCTTGCAACCCTGCTCAAGCTGAGTTCAGAGGTCAAAGTGGTGGACATTACTGGGAAgacaacag TTAGTGCCAGCGCTCAGCTGCTGGAGCAGACCGCTCGACTGCAGAATCTCAGCGACGCTCTGGACAAACTCAAG GGAGAAGTAGCTGAACATGTGGTCTCATATCAGCCTGGAGCGAAGGCTTCTTCTGACTTTGCAACCTTCCCAGTCTCCTCCTTTGTTAAG GCCAAGGAAGAGAAGCAGGGAGGAACAGTGTTTGTAGGTCGCGTTGCCATTCCCTGCACACACGGACAGGAACAAGTCCACCGCCTCGTCCtatcacagcagcagctgcaaaaaGTGCACCGCCTCCTCATGGCCTGA